From Enterococcus mundtii, the proteins below share one genomic window:
- the guaB gene encoding IMP dehydrogenase, which yields MSNWETKFTKKGFTFDDVLLIPAESHVLPNEVDMSVQLAKNIKLNIPIISASMDTVTDSKMAIAMARQGGLGVIHKNMTISEQADEVRKVKRSESGVIIDPFFLTPQHLVADAEELMSRYRISGVPIVETLENRKLVGIITNRDMRFVTDFHIEISEVMTKENLVTAPVGTSLKDAEKILQQHKIEKLPIVDDAGRLSGLITIKDIEKVIEFPNAAKDEHGRLLVAAAVGVTSDTFERAQALLDAGADAIVIDTAHGHSAGVIRKIQEIRTTFKDATLIAGNVATAEATKALYDVGVDVVKVGIGPGSICTTRVVAGVGVPQLTAIYDAASVARQYGKTIIADGGIKYSGDIVKALAAGGHAVMLGSMLAGTDESPGEFEIYQGRRFKTYRGMGSLGAMEKGSKDRYFQGGTNEANKLVPEGIEGRVAYKGSVADILFQMIGGLKSGMGYVGSANLKQLRDDAQFIQMSGSGLKESHPHDVQITKEAPNYSVES from the coding sequence ATGTCCAACTGGGAAACAAAGTTCACGAAAAAAGGATTTACTTTTGATGATGTCTTATTGATACCAGCAGAAAGTCACGTGTTACCAAACGAAGTGGATATGAGTGTACAATTAGCAAAAAATATCAAATTGAATATTCCTATCATCAGTGCAAGTATGGATACAGTTACTGACAGCAAAATGGCGATTGCTATGGCAAGACAGGGTGGCCTAGGTGTCATCCATAAAAACATGACAATCAGCGAACAAGCAGATGAAGTACGTAAAGTGAAACGTTCTGAAAGTGGCGTAATCATTGACCCATTCTTCTTGACACCACAACACTTGGTCGCAGACGCTGAAGAATTGATGAGCAGATACCGTATCAGTGGTGTGCCAATCGTTGAAACATTGGAAAACCGCAAATTAGTAGGAATCATTACAAACCGTGATATGCGTTTTGTTACAGACTTCCATATCGAAATCAGTGAAGTCATGACAAAAGAAAACTTAGTAACAGCCCCAGTAGGCACTTCTCTAAAAGATGCAGAAAAAATCTTACAACAACATAAAATCGAAAAACTACCGATCGTTGATGATGCAGGCCGATTAAGTGGTTTGATCACGATCAAAGATATCGAAAAAGTGATCGAGTTTCCAAATGCAGCAAAAGATGAACATGGTCGTTTGTTGGTAGCTGCCGCAGTTGGTGTCACTAGCGACACATTTGAACGTGCACAAGCTTTACTTGATGCTGGCGCAGATGCCATTGTCATTGATACGGCGCATGGACATAGCGCAGGTGTGATCCGTAAAATCCAAGAAATTCGTACCACATTTAAAGATGCAACATTGATTGCTGGTAATGTAGCAACAGCAGAAGCAACAAAAGCTTTATACGATGTAGGTGTTGACGTGGTGAAAGTAGGTATCGGACCAGGTTCGATTTGTACGACACGTGTGGTTGCTGGTGTGGGTGTTCCTCAATTAACAGCTATTTACGATGCAGCTTCAGTTGCACGCCAATATGGAAAAACCATTATTGCAGATGGTGGGATTAAATATTCTGGTGATATCGTCAAAGCTTTAGCAGCGGGTGGACATGCGGTCATGTTAGGTAGTATGTTGGCAGGTACTGATGAATCTCCAGGTGAATTTGAAATCTATCAAGGTCGTCGTTTCAAGACGTACCGTGGAATGGGCTCATTAGGCGCCATGGAAAAAGGCTCAAAAGACCGTTACTTCCAAGGTGGCACGAATGAAGCCAATAAGTTAGTGCCAGAAGGTATTGAAGGCCGCGTAGCGTACAAAGGAAGCGTGGCAGACATTCTCTTCCAAATGATTGGTGGTTTAAAATCAGGGATGGGTTATGTTGGATCAGCAAACCTAAAACAATTAAGAGATGATGCACAGTTCATTCAAATGAGTGGCAGTGGGCTGAAAGAATCTCATCCGCATGATGTACAAATTACGAAAGAAGCACCAAACTATTCTGTAGAATCATAA
- a CDS encoding DUF1129 domain-containing protein has product MEAEQLREIVKENAQLEEQLTKRNQQYIFDLKKSLEAANLSEEEKVTALHEMLPVLVSEQKGGKTARQLFGTVSERTEAIINKPVEVKTSSTPTLMWLDNTLLLLGLLSVMIAITGLFSRETTPAYGITTLVLGSAIGGWVFYLMYKYIYQYEYPGADRSKKPGMGKTLLILGGTTLIWVIAFSATTLLPPIVNPLLDPVVIIIIGAAALALRYYLKKKYGIVGSLSVPRR; this is encoded by the coding sequence ATGGAAGCAGAACAGTTACGCGAAATCGTAAAAGAAAATGCGCAGTTAGAAGAACAACTAACAAAACGTAATCAACAATATATTTTTGACTTAAAGAAGTCGCTAGAAGCAGCGAATTTATCAGAAGAAGAAAAAGTAACGGCTTTGCATGAGATGTTACCCGTTTTAGTATCCGAACAAAAAGGTGGGAAAACAGCCCGCCAATTATTTGGAACGGTATCTGAAAGAACAGAAGCAATCATCAATAAACCGGTCGAAGTAAAAACTTCTTCGACGCCAACGTTGATGTGGTTGGACAATACATTGCTCTTACTGGGATTATTGAGTGTCATGATCGCAATCACTGGATTGTTTTCACGTGAAACAACGCCTGCTTATGGAATCACCACACTTGTACTAGGTTCAGCTATTGGTGGATGGGTCTTTTACTTGATGTACAAGTATATTTACCAGTACGAGTATCCAGGTGCTGATCGCAGTAAAAAACCAGGAATGGGTAAAACCTTGTTGATTCTAGGTGGAACGACATTGATCTGGGTCATTGCTTTTTCAGCAACAACCTTATTGCCACCAATTGTTAACCCATTATTAGATCCAGTGGTGATCATCATCATCGGTGCAGCGGCTCTTGCGTTGCGTTACTACTTAAAGAAAAAATATGGCATCGTTGGGAGTCTTTCTGTTCCAAGAAGATAG
- the ychF gene encoding redox-regulated ATPase YchF, producing the protein MALTAGIVGLPNVGKSTLFNAITKAGAEAANYPFATIDPNIGMVEVPDWRLQRLTELVKPKKTVPTTFEFTDIAGIVKGASKGEGLGNQFLSHIRQVDAICHVVRCFDDDNITHVEGRVDPLADIDTINLELVLADLESVTKRYTRVAKIAKTKDKDAVAELAVLEKIKPVLEDGRSARSIEFTEEEQKIVKSLFLLTTKPILYVANVAEDEVANADANEYVQAVRNFAAEENAEVIVVSARAEEEIAELDDEDKAEFLEALGIEESGLDQLIRAAYDLLGLATYFTAGEQEVRAWTFKKGIKAPQAAGIIHTDFERGFIRAETVSFEDLDQYGTMHAAKEAGRVRLEGKDYVVQDGDVMLFRFNV; encoded by the coding sequence ATGGCATTAACTGCTGGAATTGTGGGTTTACCCAACGTAGGAAAATCAACTTTGTTCAATGCAATTACAAAGGCGGGAGCAGAGGCTGCCAACTATCCTTTTGCGACTATTGATCCAAATATTGGAATGGTTGAAGTACCTGATTGGCGTTTACAACGTTTAACAGAATTAGTAAAACCAAAGAAAACTGTACCAACAACCTTTGAATTTACAGACATTGCTGGAATCGTTAAGGGTGCAAGTAAAGGTGAAGGATTAGGAAACCAATTTTTAAGTCATATTCGCCAAGTAGATGCAATCTGTCATGTCGTTCGTTGTTTTGATGATGACAACATCACACACGTAGAAGGACGCGTCGATCCTTTAGCAGATATTGATACGATCAATTTAGAGCTTGTCTTAGCAGATTTAGAGTCAGTGACGAAGCGCTATACACGTGTGGCAAAAATTGCAAAAACAAAAGATAAAGATGCAGTCGCTGAATTAGCGGTGTTGGAGAAAATCAAACCAGTATTAGAAGATGGACGTTCAGCACGTTCGATCGAATTTACAGAAGAAGAACAAAAAATCGTTAAATCTTTATTCTTGTTAACAACTAAACCGATCTTGTATGTTGCGAATGTGGCAGAAGATGAAGTAGCAAATGCAGATGCGAATGAATATGTTCAAGCAGTCCGCAATTTTGCTGCAGAAGAAAACGCAGAAGTTATTGTCGTTAGCGCCAGAGCAGAAGAAGAAATTGCTGAGCTGGACGACGAAGATAAAGCAGAGTTTCTTGAAGCATTAGGCATTGAAGAGTCAGGGTTGGATCAATTGATTCGTGCGGCGTATGACCTATTAGGATTAGCAACATACTTTACAGCAGGTGAACAAGAAGTTCGTGCGTGGACGTTCAAAAAAGGAATCAAAGCGCCACAAGCTGCAGGAATCATCCATACCGATTTTGAACGTGGCTTTATCCGTGCAGAAACAGTCTCATTTGAAGATTTAGACCAATACGGAACGATGCACGCAGCGAAAGAAGCAGGACGTGTACGATTAGAAGGGAAAGACTATGTCGTTCAAGATGGCGACGTTATGTTATTCCGTTTTAATGTATAA
- a CDS encoding DUF951 domain-containing protein: MYDLHDIVEMKKPHACQTNRWEIIRMGADIKIKCMNCGHIVMMTRREFEKKMKKVLEKNVEKE; this comes from the coding sequence ATGTACGACTTACATGATATCGTAGAAATGAAAAAACCTCATGCTTGTCAAACGAACCGTTGGGAAATCATCCGAATGGGCGCTGATATCAAAATCAAATGTATGAATTGCGGTCATATCGTGATGATGACCCGTCGAGAATTTGAGAAAAAAATGAAAAAAGTACTTGAAAAAAATGTAGAGAAAGAGTGA
- a CDS encoding ParB/RepB/Spo0J family partition protein produces MKKSKGLGRGIDALFQDLENLETVNVKDETVIQLPLNELRPNPYQPRKTFEEVSLQELANSIEYSGVFQPIIVRRSSVKGYEIIAGERRFRASKLAGKETIPAIVRDFDEEAMMQVAVLENLQREDLNPLEEAEAYEMLMKNLKLTQAEVASRLGKSRPYIANYLRLLTLPDLVKEMVQDQRLSMGQARTLLGLKNKQLILKLANRVVTENLTVRQLEQIVSELNQNDGQEKKKIPRLAKEKPYYIRESEDRLMDKFGTSVAIQEKNGKGKIEIEYLSQNDLTRILDILNIQFDEE; encoded by the coding sequence GTGAAGAAAAGTAAAGGACTAGGTCGGGGAATCGACGCGCTGTTTCAAGATTTGGAAAATTTAGAAACAGTCAACGTGAAAGATGAAACTGTTATTCAGTTGCCACTAAACGAATTGCGTCCTAATCCGTATCAACCACGTAAAACATTTGAAGAAGTATCATTGCAAGAATTAGCGAACTCGATCGAGTACTCCGGTGTCTTTCAACCGATCATTGTTCGTCGTTCGTCGGTGAAAGGGTATGAGATCATCGCAGGTGAACGTCGTTTCCGAGCGTCTAAGTTAGCTGGCAAAGAAACAATTCCTGCAATTGTCAGGGATTTCGACGAAGAAGCGATGATGCAAGTTGCAGTTTTAGAAAACTTACAACGTGAAGACTTGAATCCTTTAGAAGAAGCAGAAGCTTATGAGATGTTGATGAAGAACTTAAAGTTGACACAAGCTGAAGTCGCAAGTCGTTTAGGGAAAAGTCGTCCTTATATCGCAAACTATTTGCGTTTATTGACATTGCCTGATTTAGTGAAAGAAATGGTCCAAGATCAACGATTATCTATGGGACAAGCTCGTACGTTACTTGGATTAAAAAATAAACAATTGATATTAAAATTAGCCAATCGTGTCGTCACAGAAAATCTAACGGTTCGACAATTAGAGCAGATCGTTTCCGAGCTGAATCAAAATGATGGGCAAGAAAAGAAAAAAATTCCACGTTTAGCGAAGGAAAAACCGTATTATATCCGTGAGAGTGAAGATCGCTTGATGGATAAATTTGGAACAAGTGTCGCCATCCAAGAAAAGAATGGGAAAGGTAAAATCGAAATCGAATATCTTTCACAAAATGATTTAACTAGAATTCTTGATATTCTAAATATTCAATTTGATGAAGAATAA
- a CDS encoding ParA family protein: MAQIISVANQKGGVGKTTTTVNLGACLASLGKQVLLVDMDAQGNATSGVGIRKPDVTQDIYDVLVNELPIAEATIATEHENLSIVPATLQLAGAEIELTSMMARESRLKSSLAEVNDQYDYILIDCPPSLGHLTINSFTASDSILIPVQCEYYALEGLSQLLNTVRLVQKHFNPELEIEGVLLTMYDARTNLGNEVVEEVRKYFREKVYDTVIPRNIRLSEAPSHGKPIIDYDPRSRGAEVYQALAKEVVDREEK; this comes from the coding sequence ATGGCACAAATTATATCCGTTGCAAATCAAAAAGGCGGCGTTGGTAAAACAACGACAACTGTAAATCTAGGTGCTTGTTTAGCAAGTTTAGGTAAACAAGTGTTGCTAGTAGATATGGATGCACAAGGAAATGCCACTAGCGGAGTAGGCATTCGTAAACCTGATGTGACACAAGATATTTATGATGTATTAGTCAATGAGTTACCAATTGCTGAAGCGACAATTGCTACTGAACATGAAAACTTGAGTATTGTGCCTGCCACTCTTCAATTAGCGGGAGCGGAGATTGAATTAACCTCAATGATGGCAAGAGAATCACGTTTAAAAAGTTCACTGGCTGAAGTCAACGATCAGTATGACTACATTTTAATTGATTGCCCGCCATCTTTAGGTCATCTAACCATCAACTCATTTACTGCAAGTGATTCGATTTTAATCCCTGTGCAGTGTGAGTACTATGCGTTAGAAGGGTTAAGTCAACTACTGAATACTGTTCGCTTGGTACAAAAACACTTCAACCCTGAATTGGAAATCGAAGGGGTATTATTGACGATGTATGACGCTCGAACGAATCTAGGGAATGAAGTGGTAGAAGAAGTACGGAAGTATTTCCGTGAAAAAGTGTATGACACAGTGATTCCTCGAAACATTCGTTTGTCAGAAGCACCAAGTCATGGAAAACCTATCATTGATTATGATCCGCGTTCCAGAGGCGCTGAAGTGTATCAAGCATTAGCAAAGGAAGTGGTCGATCGTGAAGAAAAGTAA
- the rsmG gene encoding 16S rRNA (guanine(527)-N(7))-methyltransferase RsmG, whose protein sequence is MTPEEFRQVLAEKDIHLSDKQMAQFDRYFHLLVEWNEKMNLTAITDREEVYLKHFYDSLTLAFDVDFSNGLTLCDVGSGAGFPSIPLKIAFPELQITIVDSLNKRITFLTELTNQLEIDASLYHDRAETFGQNPQFRASFDFVTARAVARLNVLTELCLPLVKQEGYFYALKAAKSEEELAEAKPAIAQLGGKFIGEQAIELPKISDKRHILIIQKKKPTPKKYPRKPGLPNKQPIK, encoded by the coding sequence ATGACACCAGAAGAATTTCGCCAAGTCTTGGCAGAAAAAGACATTCATTTATCGGATAAGCAAATGGCGCAGTTTGACCGTTATTTTCATTTATTAGTGGAGTGGAATGAAAAAATGAATTTGACGGCGATCACTGATCGAGAAGAAGTTTACTTAAAACACTTTTATGATTCATTGACGTTGGCATTTGATGTTGATTTTTCAAATGGCCTGACTTTATGTGACGTCGGCTCAGGAGCTGGGTTCCCAAGTATTCCTTTAAAAATTGCTTTTCCTGAGTTACAAATAACGATTGTTGATTCCTTGAATAAGCGAATCACTTTTTTAACTGAGTTAACGAATCAATTAGAAATCGATGCGTCTCTTTACCATGATCGTGCAGAAACATTTGGACAAAATCCGCAATTCCGTGCATCATTTGATTTTGTGACTGCTCGTGCAGTGGCACGTTTGAATGTATTGACGGAACTGTGTTTACCATTAGTGAAACAAGAGGGTTATTTCTATGCACTGAAAGCTGCGAAAAGTGAAGAAGAATTGGCAGAAGCGAAACCAGCGATTGCGCAATTAGGTGGTAAATTTATTGGTGAGCAAGCAATCGAACTACCTAAAATCTCGGACAAACGCCACATTCTGATCATACAGAAAAAGAAACCAACACCGAAGAAGTATCCAAGAAAACCTGGGTTGCCGAATAAGCAACCAATCAAGTAG
- a CDS encoding VanZ family protein has translation MRYLYYYSITLFPPSGPVDFWFPFFLVIIITLFLYVSLHCAFTRNIYWEWLIFFSLLYITFLIYLLFLKNIGIRGVEFQLFSWVKDLIYGDPMIVLFNILLFLPLGWFLPLSWKNTILVISSVIGIEWIQYFFYLGIFDLGDVFVNTCGFLIGACINRWLISRWDIQVSSFLHK, from the coding sequence ATGCGTTATCTCTATTATTATTCTATTACGCTTTTTCCACCATCTGGCCCTGTCGACTTCTGGTTTCCTTTCTTCTTAGTGATAATCATTACGTTATTCCTTTATGTCAGTCTTCACTGTGCTTTCACAAGAAACATTTATTGGGAATGGCTGATCTTTTTTTCTTTACTCTACATCACCTTTCTCATTTATTTACTTTTCTTAAAAAATATCGGGATACGAGGTGTAGAATTTCAATTATTTTCATGGGTGAAGGATTTGATTTATGGTGATCCAATGATTGTTCTGTTTAATATTTTATTGTTTCTACCTCTAGGCTGGTTTTTACCATTAAGTTGGAAGAATACTATCTTAGTCATTTCATCTGTCATAGGCATTGAATGGATTCAATATTTCTTTTACCTAGGCATCTTTGATTTAGGGGATGTTTTTGTAAATACTTGTGGGTTTCTTATTGGTGCATGTATAAATAGGTGGCTGATCAGTCGATGGGATATTCAGGTTTCTTCTTTTTTACATAAGTGA
- a CDS encoding Abi family protein, whose protein sequence is MVEKGKSTDGLMRHIRNSHGVEINGSTEKQALLNMGYYHGYKASRYIKKSSNLQNYNNFQEVKAIYDFDIEVKTIFYPLLVRIETSLKNRLIDYLVKDNNSDMESIYQNKLNDYEAKPVGNKEYKKYLNKKLELRNKIDSTIAYNYSKGHPCIQHFFHSSKPLPLWAYFEVITMGEFGNFISCMNISYRIEFTQDMNMHHTGFNQNGRMLENIIFCLTGIRNATMHNSMIFDCRFNNSNFSSQLIKYLENSTGIKNIDFESIVDFLVLLIFLMKKQYTTKTELSRVVSQFDKKRELLYASIPMKAYSEILGTDARKKIAGLKEYISNG, encoded by the coding sequence GTGGTAGAAAAAGGAAAAAGTACTGATGGTTTAATGAGACATATTAGAAATTCACATGGAGTAGAGATCAATGGAAGCACTGAGAAACAAGCACTATTAAACATGGGATATTATCATGGCTACAAGGCGAGTAGATACATAAAAAAGAGTTCTAATTTACAAAATTATAATAATTTTCAGGAAGTGAAAGCTATCTATGATTTTGATATAGAAGTAAAAACGATATTTTATCCATTACTAGTACGAATTGAAACCTCATTAAAAAATCGTTTAATTGATTATTTAGTTAAGGATAACAATTCTGATATGGAAAGTATTTATCAAAATAAATTAAATGATTATGAGGCAAAACCTGTAGGGAATAAAGAATATAAAAAATATTTAAATAAAAAATTGGAGTTACGTAACAAAATAGACAGTACTATTGCGTATAACTACTCTAAAGGACATCCATGTATTCAGCATTTTTTCCATAGCAGTAAACCACTTCCATTATGGGCATACTTTGAAGTAATAACTATGGGTGAGTTTGGAAATTTTATCTCTTGTATGAATATTTCATATAGAATTGAATTTACTCAAGATATGAATATGCATCATACTGGTTTTAATCAGAATGGTAGAATGTTAGAAAATATAATTTTCTGTTTAACAGGTATTAGAAATGCAACAATGCATAATTCTATGATTTTTGATTGCAGATTTAACAACAGCAACTTTTCTTCTCAACTTATAAAATATTTAGAAAATTCTACAGGGATTAAAAACATTGATTTTGAAAGCATAGTAGATTTTTTAGTGTTGCTTATATTTTTAATGAAGAAGCAATATACAACAAAAACAGAACTGAGCCGTGTGGTATCACAGTTTGATAAAAAGAGAGAACTTCTATATGCCTCTATTCCAATGAAAGCCTACAGTGAAATACTAGGAACAGATGCTAGAAAGAAAATAGCGGGGCTAAAAGAGTATATTTCAAATGGTTAG